One region of Eupeodes corollae chromosome 1, idEupCoro1.1, whole genome shotgun sequence genomic DNA includes:
- the LOC129939561 gene encoding uncharacterized protein LOC129939561 — translation MHSSLVITLLIVCGCAAFGFAATIPPEEQEEYNSQQIPTLVAPCNVNDEGRDECIKNEFLTIIPLLNRGIPELNMETVDPYFFKKGIFRYANDGVQGGLLVKNMNIYGISRIHVRDFISNFTENNFIVKLNATLPKIQASGQFKADVKFGGLRLVPKGLFNITIDNIKASILTDGAVQETEVGRRVQLNKLDADISVGHARIAANGIFSDTNLNAMILNLVNENLPEIIRVGIPATRDQWAPIIVEHLNGFFAKVPIDKLISFA, via the exons atgcaTTCAAGTTTGGTAATCACATTGTTAATTGTATGCGGGTGTGCTGCTTTTGGATTTGCTGCTACCATACCTCCAGAGGAGCAGGAGGAATATAATTCAC aaCAAATTCCAACCCTAGTAGCACCATGTAACGTTAACGACGAAGGTCGAGATGAATGCATCAAAAATGAATTCCTCACCATAATTCCTTTGCTAAAC cGAGGAATTCCCGAATTGAATATGGAAACAGTAGATCCATATTTCTTCAAGAAGGGAATTTTCCGTTATGCTAACGATGGAGTTCAAGGCGGTTTGTTGGTGAAAAATATGAACATCTATGGAATCAGTCGAATTCATGTGCGAGATTTCATCAGTAACTTCactgaaaacaatttcattgttaaattaaatgcaacatTACCTAAGATCCAAGCTAGCGGTCAGTTTAAGGCTGATGTTAAATTTGGAGGCTTGAGGCTAGTACCAAAGGGACTTTTCAACATAACAATTG ATAACATCAAGGCTAGTATATTGACAGATGGTGCAGTTCAAGAAACTGAAGTTGGCCGTAGAGTTCAATTGAATAAACTCGATGCCGATATTAGTGTTGGCCATGCTCGAATTGCTGCCAATGGAATTTTCTCCGACACAAACTTAA ATGCTATGATCTTAAATTTGGTAAATGAAAATCTACCAGAAATCATTCGAGTTGGAATTCCAGCAACCCGTGACCAATGGGCGCCAATAATTGTTGAACATTTGAATGGATTCTTTGCGAAAGTACCAATTGATAAACTCATCTCGTTTGCATGA